The following proteins are encoded in a genomic region of Deltaproteobacteria bacterium:
- a CDS encoding FAD:protein FMN transferase, whose protein sequence is MRSKILFTLLFIPITASPSPQRFVREQLMMENIPVIIKITTDAKQKPKAFEAMEAAFNEARRLERELSEFQKESVVSEINRQAGKKWVKANDDLVHLLLTSGKVSALTRGAFDITFASKNKNASYRDVFVDTEGPKVFLKKPEMTIGVSGIAKGFIIDKMIETIRKNGFDNTLVNAGGDLKAAGEDSNGPWKIGIQDPTAPRGTKVCNLRLSNQAVATSGTYERGPHIIDPQTKQATWYWQSVTVFAEEAVFADGLATGGFVLGASAPSIFREIEGISAIFISPEGKVITIGNVTAACFE, encoded by the coding sequence ATGCGGTCTAAGATCCTTTTCACTCTCCTTTTTATCCCGATCACCGCCTCCCCTTCCCCCCAACGTTTCGTCAGAGAACAACTGATGATGGAAAATATTCCTGTCATCATCAAGATTACTACCGACGCAAAACAGAAGCCAAAGGCCTTTGAGGCGATGGAGGCCGCATTCAATGAGGCCCGCCGCCTGGAAAGGGAACTGAGCGAGTTTCAAAAAGAGAGCGTCGTCAGTGAGATCAACCGGCAGGCGGGAAAAAAATGGGTCAAGGCGAACGATGACCTTGTCCATCTCCTTCTGACTTCCGGCAAGGTCTCGGCCCTGACCCGCGGCGCCTTTGACATCACTTTTGCCTCAAAAAACAAAAATGCCAGTTACCGGGATGTTTTTGTGGATACCGAGGGACCGAAGGTTTTCCTGAAAAAACCGGAGATGACGATCGGCGTCTCCGGAATCGCCAAGGGGTTCATTATCGACAAGATGATAGAGACCATCCGGAAGAACGGTTTTGACAACACCCTGGTGAATGCCGGTGGCGACCTGAAGGCGGCTGGCGAAGATAGCAACGGCCCCTGGAAGATCGGTATCCAGGACCCAACCGCCCCCCGGGGCACAAAAGTCTGTAATCTTCGCCTGAGCAATCAGGCGGTTGCCACTTCAGGCACTTACGAACGGGGACCCCACATCATTGATCCCCAGACCAAGCAGGCGACCTGGTATTGGCAGAGTGTTACCGTCTTTGCCGAAGAGGCTGTTTTTGCCGACGGGTTGGCAACCGGCGGCTTCGTTCTCGGTGCCAGCGCCCCCTCTATTTTCAGGGAGATCGAGGGGATCAGCGCCATCTTCATCAGTCCCGAAGGGAAGGTTATTACAATCGGCAACGTCACAGCGGCCTGTTTTGAGTAA
- the mltG gene encoding endolytic transglycosylase MltG: MKRFFAVTIVGLLCGLFVIGVNIYYYGNVVPEPEGGIGVETHPYEVEEEKYFSFERGTRLSEIIRRLEEGKIIRDSFLFKVYVVVHWAASKIRAGDYLFKPGLTPSQVLDLLLKGDFKVYEIRIIEGWTLKEIASYLEGMGLVSQERFLAKCRDRVFIQSLGFEASSLEGYLFPETYRSYRKTTEEELIRKFVSQFKRRFGPELQAKVRELEMTEQAVLTLASIIEKETGRREERPIISSVFHNRLREGIPLAADPTVIYGVPNFNGNLRRSDLETPTPYNTYLFKGLPPGPIASPGLDSILAALNPAQTEYLYFVAKGDGTHEFSKTLQEHESAIRKYQITQNRPL, translated from the coding sequence ATGAAACGATTTTTTGCCGTGACGATTGTTGGTCTTCTCTGCGGGCTCTTTGTTATCGGGGTTAACATCTATTATTACGGTAATGTGGTGCCGGAGCCTGAGGGGGGGATCGGGGTTGAGACTCATCCTTACGAGGTGGAGGAAGAGAAATATTTCTCATTCGAACGCGGAACCCGCTTGAGCGAGATCATCCGCCGCCTGGAAGAGGGGAAGATCATCCGGGACAGTTTTCTGTTTAAGGTCTATGTGGTGGTGCATTGGGCCGCCTCCAAGATCCGCGCCGGTGATTACCTTTTCAAGCCGGGTCTGACCCCCTCACAGGTATTAGATCTCCTCCTCAAGGGGGATTTTAAGGTTTACGAGATCCGGATCATTGAAGGTTGGACCCTGAAGGAGATCGCTTCCTATCTGGAGGGAATGGGGCTTGTGAGCCAGGAGCGGTTTTTAGCAAAGTGTCGGGATCGGGTCTTCATCCAGTCACTGGGTTTTGAGGCCTCTTCCCTGGAAGGGTATCTCTTTCCGGAGACCTACCGTTCGTACCGGAAGACAACCGAGGAAGAACTGATCCGGAAGTTTGTCAGTCAATTCAAGAGACGATTTGGCCCGGAGCTCCAGGCGAAGGTGCGGGAATTAGAGATGACGGAACAGGCCGTCCTCACACTTGCCTCGATCATTGAAAAGGAAACAGGCCGGAGGGAAGAACGACCGATTATTTCCTCTGTCTTTCACAACCGGCTGAGGGAAGGGATTCCGCTGGCGGCCGATCCCACGGTGATCTATGGGGTTCCCAATTTTAACGGCAACCTGAGAAGGAGTGATCTGGAGACTCCGACCCCTTACAATACCTACCTCTTCAAGGGGCTCCCCCCGGGACCGATTGCCAGCCCCGGACTGGATTCGATCTTGGCGGCCCTCAACCCGGCCCAGACCGAATATCTTTATTTTGTTGCGAAAGGGGATGGGACCCACGAGTTCTCAAAGACGCTGCAGGAACATGAGAGTGCCATCAGGAAATATCAGATTACTCAAAACAGGCCGCTGTGA
- a CDS encoding CopD family protein, which translates to MGYLWIKAFHIIFVVTWFAGLFYIFRLFVYHVKNHQEPGMAASFGLMEKKLLAIVIHPSSFLVLFFGFWLIWKNPAVMAQGWFRLKMVLVIFLITYQLMASMTHKRFLQGDYFLSEAACRIINEVPSVILILTVILAIVKPFSGTLFSGTLL; encoded by the coding sequence ATGGGTTATCTCTGGATCAAGGCGTTTCATATCATCTTTGTGGTGACCTGGTTTGCCGGTCTCTTTTACATCTTTCGTCTCTTTGTCTATCATGTCAAAAACCATCAGGAGCCGGGCATGGCTGCCTCCTTCGGTCTCATGGAAAAGAAACTGTTGGCGATCGTCATTCATCCCTCTTCATTTCTCGTCCTTTTTTTCGGTTTTTGGCTTATCTGGAAAAACCCGGCCGTTATGGCGCAGGGGTGGTTTCGCCTGAAGATGGTACTGGTTATCTTTCTAATCACCTACCAGCTCATGGCGAGCATGACCCACAAGCGTTTCCTGCAGGGGGATTATTTTCTCTCGGAGGCGGCCTGCCGGATTATTAACGAGGTGCCATCGGTCATCCTGATTCTCACGGTGATTCTGGCGATTGTGAAACCGTTCAGTGGAACACTGTTCAGTGGCACACTGTTATGA
- a CDS encoding type II toxin-antitoxin system HicA family toxin has product MSPRLPRITAKELIKLLKSHGFVWHSSKGSHQHFIGPGLLKAILKQAGLEWGE; this is encoded by the coding sequence TTGAGCCCTCGTCTTCCCCGCATTACGGCCAAAGAACTTATAAAATTACTGAAGAGTCATGGCTTTGTCTGGCATAGTTCCAAAGGATCACACCAACATTTCATTGGCCCCGGCTTGTTGAAGGCCATTCTCAAACAGGCGGGGTTGGAGTGGGGGGAATAA
- the hemN gene encoding oxygen-independent coproporphyrinogen III oxidase gives MKQNLTDLLKKYDVPGPRYTSYPTVPAWTTAVGVDDYQKGLNGLRSGEPLSLYFHIPFCENLCHFCGCLTLITKKHDRSKDYVDLLCEEVERVTALIPEGAREVTQFHFGGGSPNFLQPEELSQVVQVVRKRFQLSPGAEVAIEMHPRTSTQAFCDVLRDLGFNRISLGVQDLDPKVQKLINRNQTYEMTAEMVTYLRKLGFESFNIDLIYGLPGQSMEGWQKTLSQVVGLRPDRLAVYSYAHVPWVRPVQRSFKDSDIPPPEMKLALFEEAYQTLTNSGYRLIGMDHFALEEDELCRALEEGTIHRNFMGYSTRADAHQIGFGMSAISYVGGNYFQNNKELIPYTKVVHEDKRLATFRGSLLNQDDRIRRDLIRRIMCQGKIIFKEFESQWGLRFGDYFAEELPALRTFTDDGLLVIDEEAIQVEGEGFLFLRNMAMVFDRYLLGIQQKAFNPVFSRTV, from the coding sequence ATGAAACAAAACTTGACCGATCTGTTAAAAAAATACGACGTTCCGGGGCCGCGGTACACCAGTTACCCGACCGTCCCAGCCTGGACCACTGCCGTCGGGGTGGATGATTATCAGAAAGGTTTGAACGGTTTGAGATCGGGCGAACCTTTGTCACTCTACTTTCATATCCCCTTTTGCGAAAACCTTTGCCACTTCTGCGGCTGTCTCACACTGATTACGAAGAAGCATGATCGTTCGAAGGATTATGTTGATCTCTTGTGTGAAGAGGTAGAACGGGTGACCGCCTTGATCCCTGAGGGGGCGAGAGAGGTGACGCAGTTCCACTTTGGTGGCGGGAGTCCCAATTTCCTTCAGCCTGAGGAATTGAGTCAGGTGGTTCAGGTCGTCCGTAAGAGGTTTCAGCTGTCACCGGGGGCGGAGGTGGCGATTGAAATGCACCCGCGCACCAGCACACAGGCCTTTTGTGATGTCTTGAGGGATTTAGGGTTTAACCGGATCTCGCTCGGTGTGCAGGATCTGGACCCCAAGGTGCAAAAGCTGATCAACCGGAATCAGACCTATGAGATGACGGCGGAGATGGTGACCTATCTTCGAAAACTGGGGTTCGAGTCATTCAACATTGACCTGATCTACGGCCTTCCAGGTCAGTCGATGGAGGGGTGGCAAAAGACGCTGTCACAGGTGGTTGGCCTCCGTCCGGACCGGCTGGCGGTCTACAGCTATGCCCATGTCCCTTGGGTCCGACCGGTCCAGCGTTCCTTTAAAGACAGTGACATCCCGCCGCCCGAGATGAAACTCGCGCTCTTTGAAGAGGCGTATCAAACCTTGACCAATAGCGGTTACCGCCTGATCGGGATGGATCACTTTGCGTTGGAGGAGGATGAACTCTGCCGTGCGCTGGAAGAGGGGACGATCCACCGGAACTTCATGGGGTATTCCACGCGGGCTGACGCCCACCAGATCGGCTTTGGGATGAGCGCCATTTCTTATGTAGGAGGCAACTATTTTCAAAACAACAAAGAGTTGATTCCTTATACAAAGGTTGTTCACGAGGATAAACGGCTGGCGACCTTCCGTGGTTCCCTGCTGAATCAGGATGACCGAATCCGACGCGACCTGATCCGACGGATCATGTGTCAGGGGAAAATTATTTTTAAGGAATTTGAGTCCCAGTGGGGCCTCCGGTTCGGCGATTATTTTGCGGAGGAGCTCCCGGCCCTCAGGACCTTTACTGACGATGGTCTCCTGGTGATCGACGAGGAAGCCATCCAGGTGGAAGGGGAGGGGTTCCTTTTCCTCCGGAACATGGCGATGGTCTTTGACCGTTATCTGCTGGGAATCCAGCAGAAGGCCTTTAATCCTGTTTTTTCAAGGACGGTGTAA
- the ruvX gene encoding Holliday junction resolvase RuvX, with amino-acid sequence MKCLGLDFGEKTIGIAVSDDLSLTAQGVTTLYRKSLSQDMAALEQLVKDYQASQIVIGLPLNMNGTEGGKAREVRQFMQQLERHFGDKVSVIPWDERLSTMAAERGLLEADLSRAKRRKVIDKMAAVFILQGYLDSIITDVR; translated from the coding sequence GTGAAATGCCTCGGCCTCGATTTTGGGGAAAAGACGATCGGGATTGCCGTCAGCGACGATCTCAGCCTGACGGCCCAAGGGGTGACCACCCTCTACAGAAAGAGTCTCAGCCAGGATATGGCGGCGTTGGAACAGCTGGTTAAGGATTATCAGGCCTCGCAGATTGTTATCGGTCTTCCCCTCAACATGAATGGGACGGAAGGGGGAAAGGCGCGGGAAGTCCGGCAATTTATGCAACAGCTGGAAAGACATTTTGGCGATAAGGTGTCGGTGATTCCGTGGGATGAAAGGCTTTCAACGATGGCGGCGGAGAGAGGGCTTTTGGAGGCCGACCTCTCGCGGGCCAAGCGGCGCAAGGTGATCGACAAGATGGCCGCCGTCTTCATCCTGCAGGGGTACCTGGATTCAATAATCACAGACGTCCGATAA
- the hemH gene encoding ferrochelatase, with translation MTGILLVNLGTPSAPTTKAVRRYLKQFLSDPRVIDINPILRFGLVRFLILPFRSPRSARQYQKVWTAEGSPLLCRTEALRKAVAENLGEDYVVEIGMRYGTPSIESGLKKLMEKKVSCLKVLPLFPQQASSSTGSAIEEFFRVAGRLRQIPPVQILPPFYDCEGFLDSFAEIGRPLVEKARPDHILFSFHGLPERHIAKGDPYQMQALFTARAIARRLGLAEGSYSVTFQSRLGRTPWIRPYTDRTLLDLVRQGKKRFLVFCPSFVADCLETLEEIAIRNREAVLAAGGEEVILVPSLNTHPRWVETVCDLVR, from the coding sequence ATGACAGGAATCTTGCTGGTCAATCTGGGGACACCGAGTGCGCCGACAACGAAGGCGGTTCGGCGCTACCTGAAACAGTTTCTTTCCGACCCCCGGGTGATTGATATTAACCCGATCCTTCGGTTTGGCCTGGTCCGCTTTCTCATTTTACCATTTCGATCCCCGCGATCGGCACGGCAGTACCAGAAGGTCTGGACCGCTGAAGGTTCCCCCTTGTTGTGCCGGACCGAGGCCTTGCGGAAGGCGGTTGCTGAAAACCTGGGAGAGGATTACGTTGTGGAAATAGGGATGCGGTATGGCACCCCTTCGATCGAATCCGGGTTGAAGAAATTGATGGAGAAGAAGGTTTCTTGCCTGAAGGTCCTTCCGCTTTTTCCCCAGCAGGCCTCTTCTTCCACCGGTTCCGCGATTGAAGAGTTTTTTCGGGTTGCCGGAAGGCTCCGGCAGATCCCGCCGGTCCAGATCTTGCCGCCATTCTACGATTGTGAAGGGTTCCTCGATAGTTTTGCGGAGATCGGCCGCCCTCTGGTCGAAAAGGCAAGGCCCGATCATATCCTTTTTAGCTTTCATGGACTCCCGGAGAGGCATATCGCCAAGGGGGACCCTTACCAGATGCAGGCCCTTTTTACCGCCCGGGCGATAGCCCGTCGACTGGGCCTCGCCGAGGGGAGCTACAGCGTAACCTTTCAGTCCCGTTTGGGGCGAACCCCCTGGATCAGGCCGTATACCGATCGGACCCTTCTGGATCTGGTCCGGCAGGGGAAGAAACGGTTTTTAGTCTTTTGCCCCTCCTTTGTGGCCGATTGCCTGGAAACCTTGGAAGAGATTGCGATCCGGAATCGCGAGGCGGTCCTGGCCGCCGGCGGCGAGGAGGTTATCTTAGTCCCTTCCCTCAATACCCACCCCCGCTGGGTGGAGACGGTTTGTGATCTAGTAAGATAG
- the hemE gene encoding uroporphyrinogen decarboxylase: MNPKERFLNACRREPVDRPPVWMMRQAGRYLPEYRAIREKQSTLQMMKNPLVACEITLQPVRRLGVDAAILYSDILIVPEGMGLKLDFVRGEGPTFEEPFRAEEDLKRLEKSVFTRCRFVGETIRLIKKNIPANFPLLGFAGAPFTVGTYMVGGEGAHHGERLKKMADEEPLLFQALMAKVTEGTIDYLLGQVEAGVDAIQLFDTWAGSLSPDEYSRLALPYEQKILKAVRGEKLPTILYIKGGGPLFSRMVGSGADVLGIDWKMSLTEARRLSAGRVAIQGNLDPAVLLKPVSEIETAVEKMIGEWGQGPGYIVNLGHGIRPDAPVAHAQAFIDAAKKFGPRTV; the protein is encoded by the coding sequence ATGAATCCCAAGGAACGATTCTTGAACGCCTGTCGGCGGGAGCCGGTGGACCGGCCACCGGTCTGGATGATGCGGCAGGCGGGGCGGTACCTGCCGGAATACCGGGCGATCCGGGAGAAACAGTCGACCCTCCAGATGATGAAGAATCCTTTGGTCGCCTGCGAGATTACCCTCCAGCCGGTCCGGCGGCTCGGGGTCGATGCCGCCATCCTTTATAGCGACATATTGATCGTTCCGGAGGGGATGGGGCTGAAGCTCGATTTTGTCCGGGGGGAAGGCCCCACCTTTGAAGAGCCGTTTCGCGCCGAAGAGGACTTGAAGAGACTTGAAAAGTCGGTTTTCACCCGATGTCGTTTTGTGGGGGAGACGATTCGATTGATCAAAAAAAATATTCCCGCCAATTTTCCGCTCTTGGGTTTTGCCGGGGCGCCGTTTACGGTCGGGACCTACATGGTGGGTGGCGAAGGGGCCCATCATGGTGAAAGGTTGAAAAAGATGGCCGATGAAGAGCCGCTCTTATTTCAGGCGCTGATGGCAAAGGTCACGGAGGGGACGATTGATTACCTGCTCGGTCAGGTCGAGGCAGGGGTGGATGCAATCCAGTTGTTCGATACCTGGGCCGGTTCGCTTTCTCCCGATGAGTACTCTCGCCTGGCACTGCCGTACGAACAAAAAATCCTCAAGGCGGTTCGGGGCGAAAAACTCCCGACGATCCTCTATATTAAAGGAGGGGGACCTCTTTTTTCACGGATGGTCGGCAGTGGCGCCGACGTCTTGGGGATTGATTGGAAGATGAGTTTGACCGAGGCCCGTCGGCTGTCAGCAGGAAGGGTGGCGATTCAAGGGAATCTGGACCCGGCGGTCCTTCTGAAACCGGTTTCAGAAATTGAGACGGCGGTTGAAAAAATGATCGGGGAGTGGGGCCAAGGCCCGGGGTATATCGTTAACCTTGGCCATGGGATCAGGCCGGACGCCCCGGTTGCGCATGCTCAGGCGTTTATCGACGCGGCGAAGAAATTTGGGCCGAGGACGGTTTGA
- the uvrA gene encoding excinuclease ABC subunit UvrA codes for MEPASLIIRGARQHNLKNIDVVIPRGKLVVITGLSGSGKSSLAFDTIYAEGQRRYVESLSAYARQFLEQMGKPDVDTIEGLSPAISIEQKTTSRNPRSTVGTVTEIYDYLRLLYARLGIPHCYRCGKKITAQAVSQMVDQVLKLKEGTKIHILAPVVRNRKGEYSKELKEFQAKGFVRVKIDGETFELDDEIKLDKKKKHTVELIVDRLILKGESHNGVSPREKMDQRLADSLETALRYADGIAKVEVLGGESFFFSEKFACIDCGISYPEITPQMFSFNSPTGACVDCNGLGTKMYFDPDLIVPNKNLSLREGAIRPWSGRSSDYHWGLIETLSQHYKFDINTPFKDLPKKIQEMLLGGSGEEELKFSYQTGEARQFYTTAFEGVVPNLARRYKETESDWIREDIERFMNIRPCPTCAGARLKKESLAIKVGSQSICEVTRMSVKKCLTWIQQQKFSGKEIEIGGRILKEIRERLSFMANVGLDYLTLDRSSGTLAGGEGQRIRLATQIGSSLVGVLYILDEPSIGLHQRDNDRLLATLKKLRDLGNTVLVVEHDENTIMEADYVIDMGPGAGVHGGYLVAQGTPQEIAHNPKSVTGLYISKKRAIPLPKKRRRANGKRLVIKGAIENNLKNITVPFPLGLFVAVTGVSGSGKSTLVNDTLYKGLAQRLYNSKEQAGRCDTIDGLEHIDKVINIDQSPIGRTPRSNPATYTGLFTPIRDLFAELPESKMRGYKPGRFSFNVKGGRCEACEGDGILRIEMHFLPDVYVTCEVCKGKRFNRETLEIHYKQKNISDTLSMTAEEAFQFFENIPVVKHKLKTLIDVGLGYIELGQSATTLSGGEAQRIKLAKELSRRSTGRTLYILDEPTTGLHFADIEKLLEVLNSFVESGNTVVVIEHNLDVIKTADHLIDLGPEGGDGGGEVIAQGTPEEIAQNKHSYTGQYLKKILFPNSTKKIHAV; via the coding sequence GTGGAACCGGCATCACTCATCATTCGCGGGGCGCGGCAGCACAATCTCAAAAATATTGATGTCGTCATCCCGCGCGGCAAGCTGGTCGTCATCACCGGGCTCTCCGGTTCCGGCAAGTCCTCACTCGCCTTTGATACCATCTATGCCGAGGGACAAAGGCGTTATGTCGAATCCCTTTCCGCCTACGCCCGCCAATTTTTGGAACAGATGGGAAAACCGGACGTTGATACCATCGAAGGGCTCTCTCCGGCGATCTCCATCGAACAGAAAACCACCAGCCGCAACCCCCGTTCGACCGTTGGCACCGTCACGGAGATTTACGACTACCTCCGTCTGCTCTACGCGCGGCTCGGGATCCCCCACTGCTACCGATGCGGAAAAAAAATAACGGCGCAGGCTGTTTCCCAGATGGTCGATCAGGTCCTCAAACTGAAAGAGGGGACAAAAATCCATATCCTCGCCCCTGTCGTCCGGAACCGGAAGGGGGAGTACAGCAAGGAACTGAAGGAATTCCAGGCCAAGGGGTTTGTCCGGGTCAAGATCGATGGGGAGACCTTCGAGCTGGATGACGAAATCAAACTGGACAAGAAGAAAAAACATACCGTTGAATTGATTGTCGACCGACTGATCTTGAAGGGTGAGTCACACAATGGTGTGTCACCCAGGGAAAAAATGGATCAGCGGCTGGCCGATTCGCTGGAAACGGCGCTCCGTTACGCCGACGGGATTGCCAAGGTGGAAGTCCTGGGGGGCGAGAGTTTTTTCTTTTCTGAAAAATTTGCCTGTATCGATTGCGGGATCAGTTACCCGGAGATCACGCCGCAGATGTTTTCGTTCAACTCCCCCACCGGGGCCTGTGTTGACTGCAACGGCCTCGGGACCAAGATGTATTTTGATCCGGACCTGATCGTTCCCAACAAAAACCTTTCACTCCGGGAAGGGGCGATCCGCCCCTGGTCCGGCCGTTCCTCCGATTACCACTGGGGACTGATCGAAACACTCTCCCAACATTACAAGTTTGACATCAACACCCCGTTCAAGGATCTCCCCAAAAAGATTCAGGAGATGCTCCTGGGAGGCTCCGGGGAAGAAGAACTGAAATTCAGTTACCAGACCGGCGAGGCACGACAATTTTATACCACCGCCTTTGAGGGGGTTGTGCCCAACCTCGCCCGCCGCTACAAAGAAACGGAATCCGACTGGATCCGCGAAGATATCGAACGGTTCATGAATATCCGCCCCTGCCCCACCTGCGCCGGGGCCCGCCTCAAGAAGGAGAGCCTCGCGATCAAGGTCGGCAGTCAGTCGATCTGCGAGGTTACCCGGATGTCGGTCAAAAAATGTCTCACCTGGATCCAGCAGCAAAAATTCTCCGGCAAGGAGATTGAAATCGGCGGCCGCATTTTAAAAGAAATCCGCGAGCGGCTTTCCTTCATGGCGAACGTCGGGCTTGATTACCTCACCCTCGATCGTTCTTCGGGAACGTTGGCCGGCGGCGAAGGGCAGCGGATCCGTTTGGCGACACAGATCGGCTCATCACTCGTCGGCGTCCTCTACATCCTCGACGAACCGTCTATCGGCCTGCATCAGAGGGACAACGACCGCCTCCTCGCCACACTCAAAAAATTGCGGGACCTGGGGAATACCGTCCTTGTGGTCGAACATGATGAAAACACGATTATGGAAGCGGATTATGTGATTGATATGGGGCCCGGGGCCGGCGTTCACGGGGGATACCTCGTGGCCCAGGGGACCCCACAGGAGATCGCCCACAATCCGAAATCGGTAACCGGTCTCTACATTTCCAAAAAGAGGGCAATCCCTCTCCCCAAAAAACGGCGCCGGGCCAATGGAAAGAGACTGGTGATCAAAGGGGCGATAGAAAATAATCTGAAAAATATCACCGTCCCTTTTCCCCTGGGACTTTTTGTCGCCGTCACCGGCGTCTCCGGTTCCGGCAAAAGCACCCTCGTCAACGATACCCTTTACAAGGGACTCGCCCAGCGGCTCTACAATTCCAAGGAACAGGCCGGTCGGTGCGACACGATCGACGGACTGGAACATATCGACAAGGTGATCAACATCGACCAGTCACCGATCGGCCGGACCCCCCGTTCCAACCCGGCCACCTACACCGGTCTTTTTACGCCGATTCGGGATCTTTTTGCCGAACTGCCGGAATCGAAGATGCGCGGTTACAAGCCGGGACGCTTCTCCTTCAACGTCAAGGGGGGACGCTGTGAGGCCTGCGAAGGGGACGGCATCCTGCGAATCGAGATGCACTTTCTCCCGGATGTCTATGTCACCTGCGAGGTCTGCAAGGGGAAACGGTTTAATCGCGAAACCTTGGAGATCCATTACAAGCAAAAAAATATCTCGGATACCCTCTCAATGACCGCCGAAGAGGCCTTTCAATTTTTTGAAAATATCCCGGTCGTCAAACACAAATTAAAGACATTGATCGATGTCGGCCTCGGCTATATCGAACTTGGCCAATCGGCCACAACCCTCTCCGGCGGTGAGGCCCAAAGGATCAAACTGGCCAAGGAACTCTCCCGCCGATCGACCGGGCGGACATTGTATATCCTGGATGAACCGACCACCGGGCTCCATTTTGCCGACATTGAAAAACTGCTGGAAGTTTTAAACAGTTTTGTGGAATCGGGCAATACGGTCGTCGTCATTGAACACAACCTGGATGTGATCAAGACGGCAGATCATCTGATTGACCTCGGCCCCGAAGGGGGGGACGGCGGCGGCGAGGTGATCGCCCAGGGGACCCCGGAAGAGATTGCCCAGAACAAGCATTCGTATACGGGACAGTACCTGAAAAAAATCCTATTTCCCAATTCAACAAAGAAAATCCATGCGGTCTAA
- a CDS encoding type II toxin-antitoxin system HicB family antitoxin produces the protein MSLRFAIDVIPEEDGKGYYVVVPALPGCFSQGRTVEEAMQNAKKAIALHVQALKRQGELVPTRERTFHTVIEIAA, from the coding sequence ATGTCGCTACGGTTTGCCATTGATGTGATCCCGGAAGAGGATGGGAAAGGGTATTATGTGGTTGTTCCTGCCCTGCCGGGCTGTTTTTCCCAAGGCAGGACGGTGGAAGAGGCGATGCAAAACGCCAAAAAGGCGATTGCCCTCCATGTTCAAGCCCTTAAAAGACAGGGCGAACTTGTTCCCACACGGGAAAGGACCTTTCATACGGTTATTGAGATTGCCGCTTGA
- a CDS encoding acylphosphatase, whose protein sequence is MPSVCAHLIISGRVQGVCFRICTEQEALRLKLTGWVRNLPTGQVETYLEGEEEKVEKMIEWCHQGPPAAKVKTVEVLWEKPKNFSDFSIV, encoded by the coding sequence ATGCCTTCCGTTTGTGCCCATCTCATCATCTCTGGCCGTGTGCAGGGGGTCTGTTTCCGCATCTGCACGGAACAGGAGGCCCTCCGTCTGAAACTGACCGGCTGGGTCCGCAATCTCCCCACAGGCCAGGTGGAGACCTATCTTGAAGGGGAGGAAGAAAAAGTAGAGAAGATGATCGAGTGGTGTCATCAAGGACCGCCCGCCGCAAAAGTAAAAACAGTCGAGGTCCTCTGGGAAAAACCTAAAAATTTTTCTGATTTCAGCATTGTCTAG